In the Panthera uncia isolate 11264 chromosome B1, Puncia_PCG_1.0, whole genome shotgun sequence genome, CTGGGGAGAGTTAACTCCAAGAGATGGCTACATTTGAAAGGATAGTGAGGAGAGTGGGGAGAAAGTTGAGTTCTGATGACCTATTATAGCCCTTCTGTGTGAGAAACAGAAGGTGTCCCATAGTATGTACTAATCATGTCTTGGTTCCTTAAACAGGGAAATCTAGTCTTCCTGGGATTTAACCAGTTTGAGTAGCCAAGTTTTCTTCCTACTACTTTTAAGCATCATTTGAAGACACATTTTGGATAGGAATACTTCTAAAATATACTGATAATTCTTCTGTCTTTTGAGTATAGCATTTAAACATTTGATTTTCTGTCTCAGGAGTATCATTAAGAACAATTGCTTTTAGACTATTTCACAACGTAGTAACTCTGCAGAGTCTATTGAGATTGATAACACTGCTTGCTGCTGCTTATTCAGATTGCCCCCCTCACACTCATACACACTCCCCCCACACATATTTTgattctttctatttcttatccattttttgaaaatgttttctctcagcATCTGATTTTTTGGGGGGGCCAGTATGCCAACTTGTAATATGTTTTCTCACAGTGTCTAATCAAAGTTCTCAGAAACTAGATAACAAAGATTTTTGAGTTAAAACAAGAGGtattgggggtacctgggtggctcaatcagttaagtgtctgacgcttAGTCTtagctcgggtcattatctcatggtttgtgagatcgaggactatgttaggctctgtgctaacagtgtggagtctgcttgggattctctctctctctctctctctctctctctctctctctctctccccccccccccccacccttgctctctctttcaaagtaaaatgaactttcaaaaacaaccaaaaaacaagagGTATTAAATGTATACCTGGCTGTCTTCTAGTCATAACATGCATAAAATGGACAGATTTTGCTGTTCAAAAGTATTGTTCTCATTTCCTGTTTTGAACTAACAGACAATATTGCCAGCAGTTTTATCATTGGGTAAAATATTATTATACCTGTAAATATAAAAGAGGATTTATATttgtactgaaaaataaaatgtaattttaatatgtaCTTGTTCtctgccttcttaaaaaaaattgggtgaTGATGGGGAATTTTATGTCTTGAATTTTGTGGAAAAACAAGTTTTGTGTAAGCACATTTTTACTTCAGTTGAACAGATGTAACTGGATAATTGAACAAATACCTCCTTGCTTTGTTGTGGCAGAATCAGTGAAGGTATTTCACATTGAGAAAATAATGCCCATATGTGTAGACAATTAGAAAACAGTACAAGACAAAACCTGAGGCATCAAACACTGAATACCCTGGGACTCATTCTGGAAGAGATCAGTCTGGATCAGAAAGTTGAGGATGGCTTTATGGATGGCTTGAAACTTGACAAATAATTCATAGTGAATAACAGACAAGTACAAAAGAATGGGATACTTTTCTAGACTGGAAGAATTAACGTAATCTAAGGCACAGATTTCTAATGAGCTTGATATAAATGGAAGATGCAAACTGATTAGCCCAGTTACAGTTTCTAGCCCTATTTTCCtctctataatttaaaattcataatattttaCCTTTGCAGGTTTATTGTAAAGAGCAAATGAGGTAATGTAACAAGTGTTTGCCAAACTGTAAAGTGTACTGGAGCACTATAAGGTGGTACATTTGTTTAATCAGAGAAAATGGACTGATCAAATAAGGCTAAGCTTTGGAACATCAAATACTGTGGTGAATAGACCGTACTATGACTGAAATGCTAACTAATAAGTTAAATAAGCTATTATTTCATAGCAATCTGGCTATACTGATTTAGAGTAGGAGATGGAATCAAAAGACTTTTGTGTATCTCCTAATTGTTTGGCTATAACGTTAACTTACAAATTATCGGCATCTTATTTCCCTTTCTATCTAACTTTGTGGAATTATGCtccttaaaactttttctttttcttcctaatagTTTGGTAAAGGGAGATACAACTGCATCTTTGCCCATCATCAGCTATTCCCTTACCTCATACTCACCTTATGTAGCAGAACTTCTGATGGAATCCAATATAGAGCTCATAGCGAAGAATGACTTACGCTTTATAGATACTGTCTACAAGGTACTTGATTGTATGAAACATTATTTCAGAagtcataatgatttttttaagattaatgttttataataacTCCTTAAATATATGTACAGCACATACAGTTGACAGTATTTTCATATGCATTTCTCATTTAGACAGTTCCTAttataatcaaaatataatttaagtcCCCTTTATGTTTTATAATCTAATAAATTGCAGTTGGTAAACATTTGCCTGTGGTTACCATTTACTCTTTTTATAtcaaattttagtaaaatttggCATGTTGGCATAAGTTAGAAATGTGACTGTTGAGTAAATTTTGTGGTTTGTAGAATTATGAGTAACTTAGTTGTTAGTAAGAAAGAACTATAGCTTTGAGATTTCATGTTCCTTGACGTCTGGGACCATATCTTCTATCTAGTCTAGTGTCTATACTTGTACTATATTGGGACTGAACTTAATCTCATGATTAAAAAATTCCTTCTGATCATTACTAATTTTTACTCAAGCAGTGGTTATCTCAAActgttgttaaaataataaaacccattTATCAGAtcaagttgtttttgtttttgtttttgttttttttgagagtttaCATTTAATGACATGGGATCTTTTCTATGTGTAGAGTCTCTGTTTAATCTTCCCTGTCTTTGCCTCTAACACCAGCAGCTTCCTTGAAAGACTAAGAGGCACTTCTAAGAAATCCTAGGGTTCTAGAGCATAGGCTTTGAAAATTGGTGGTCTAGTTAGTCTGtttctctcattttacaaatgaaacatTGGAACTGAGAGGCCTACTGACCTAAGAAATCATATAGTGGAAGAACTAAACAAATAACAACTAAACAACTGTTGTTTTCTAACATCTGGTATggcattctttattttctactaAGTTAAGGAGTTTTTCTAGTACCTATGAGGATATTTGAACCTTTTGATCATTGACTGTATTTTGTTATCTCCCTGGACATGCATCTATTCTCTGCTACTTCCTAGCTGCCCATTTCTACCTGGATACCTCCTACCTGGTTCTGACTACCACCATGCCTACAAATCTCTTTAGTACCTCCATCTAATGCCTTGATCCTCCTTCTTGAAGATGGTATTACATTCCTGACCAGGTGACCATTTATCATTTTGgatttttatctatttcctcTTTACAGCTTCTTCGTGATCAATTTAATTATAAACCAGTTTTGACAAAAAAGCAGTTTCTCCAGTGTGGGTTTGCAGAATGGAAAATCCAAATTGTTTGTGATATTTTGAATTGTGTGATGAAAAAGCACAAGGAATTGAGTAGTTTTGAGAAGGTAAttttattaatagattttaaCTTACTCTAAGTTGCCTGGTATTTTAGCGGACAAATTCAGTACTCTAGATAGCCAACTAACACATAAGTACAATTACTGCATTGTTCACAGATTTAGGCAACCTTATGCCTGATGTTTGCTTTAAATACGGGTCACTTccgaggcacctgtgtggcttagttggttaagcatttaactttggtgcaggtcatgatctgacagttccatgagttcaaaccccacgtcaggctctgcactaatagagCCTgtatggaattctctctctctgcctctcccccactcgctctttctgtctctcagaataaataaacttttttttgaaaaagagagactccaactgagggttgctggaggggaggtacgTTGTGAGGCAGTAAGTTAAATGaatggtgggcattaaggagggcactttttgggatgagctctgggtgacgtatgtaagagatgaatcactgggttgtaTTCCTgaggccaagactacactgtatgctaagtaacttgaatttaaattaaaaaaaaaaaaaaaaaaagagatcattcTTTGGAGTCAGATGGACCTGTTTATTAAATACTGGtcatttgtttttacaaatttgtGACTTTGAGCTACTAGCTAAGGTAACAGTTCAAACATAATGCGTTTTCCTTACTTTTTAGTTTTCAGGAGACATATCTCATTAGATTTATTATTTGGCAGTCATATTTCAtatatgaaaattcaaataatgtaatttaaatataattttaatgtcaGCTTTCACGTACATTTAGtctcagtactttttttttttctttttttttttttagattccatcacaacaaagaaagaaaatcagttctGTTAAGTCAGAACCTTCTTCAAGCACTGAGAAGACATCTACAGAATCCATTGGCATTGATATCACTGGCAGATTTATGACTTCAGGAAAGGTAGGAAGATACTAAGAAAATACGTAGGTGTTAAAGATTTATCTACCTAATTAATCAAATGTACAAGATTCACTTTTCTGACTAGtagctggtaaaacatttttAGTCAGATTTGGTTAAGGAGTTTTGACAATGTATACTGTATATTACCTGGAGAACAGTCctcatataaaatagaaatgtaaaatgaacaaggtttgtttttacatttctatttccTAAATCTGCCTCATTTCCCAGATAGAATAGCGATGATTTGGGAAGGTTGTATAATGTGGTCATGACATGTACTCTTATTTATGTATCTAGTCTTCCTAAAACATGGAAATGTATGAGGAACATACCATTAGTTATAGTGATACATTATGATAATTCATTTGCATGAATTCCTATCTCTGTACCATGAGTGTATATTATCCAGTGATTGATAGTCTCTAAATCTATAATCTGGTTTTGggtaagttttaatattttctctttgttagtAAATATTTACCTACCCTTGTCTCCTCTGAGCATTTGTGGCTTAATGAGTCCCATGCATTTAGGGATAGCTTTTCTATCTCCAAGAGAAATTGAGTTCAAGGTATTACTTTATAATGATCAGTATACTTTTACCAATCTTCCTTTTGGGGCAAACCATTTCTGAGATTAAAGCATAGAATATCAGATAAATAATCAACATGCAATTAGATAAAGGATGTGAATAGTTTCTGGTGGAAGTAAAATCCAGAGAATTATTTCTTCCTAGTACAATGTACTTGAGTTCTAACAATCTATTAAAAAGCTACTTTTATGCCTCTATAACAGATAATGACATTTTACTGTAGGAAAAGCATTCTTATatcaataacttttcttttttttttttttttaacgtttttatttatttttgagacagacagagcatgagcagggaaggggcagagagagagagggagacacagaatctgaagcaggctccaggctctgagctgtcagcacagagcccgacgcggggcttgaactcacggactgtgagatcatgacctgagctgaagtcggatgcttaaccgactgagacacccaggcgcctcctatCAATAACTTTTCTTACCTAACTCTTGTTAGTTTTatatgattttctaatttttaagtggTTTATATCTAGTATCTTTCCCCAATATATAAGAATTAATATAAACAAGAAATTTCttacaccttttttaaaaatgttttttttatttattttgaaagagtgcatgcaagtggtggaggggcagagggagagggcagaatcccaagctggcaccaagagaatcccaagcaggctccatgttcagcacaaaCCCTGACCCAGTGCTCAGTCTCACTAATTGTGGGGTCATCACCtgcgccgaaaccaagagttggacacttaactgagccaccctggtgtccctatactgcttttttttttttttttttttttaaccttcctgTTCTTAGTACAGGCACTATAAGCACTTACTAAATATAAGCTGATATaactaaatgtatttttcaattttctatttcagttttggggCTGAGTAGTAATATATATTGTCCTAACAAGGAAAGGTGCAAAATTTCATGGCATTTTAgacttgtttttcttaaagtattGTTTGTTATTAGTCAAGTTTTAATCAATTGCATCGGATCTTTAtcagaaattttaatattaaaagttgGAATCAGTAAGTACATTCCTTTGTTTACAGTTAGAGATTAAGTCAGTACTAAAACAAATTATCTCTTTTCCCAGTTCCTTCTGTAGAGTATGATTTGTGAATTCTgtgttacattatatatttttatagtgcATATGCAGTCTAAGGTAAAGGAAGTAGGCAGGAGAGTCTTGTCTGAATGCATAGTTTGACCTAATGCCTTATTCTCAGGACTTTTGTCATTATTAATTTTGAATTGTTAGCTGAAGAGCTGATATTTTCTGGTttgtttaatagaaaaaaattgtaatgggTCCTACTCACGGAGCCAATTCTTGATTATTTATGTGAATTATGTGGCAACCTATTATGGAATGtttcaaacatttataaaagtacCAATTCCCACTATCAGCAAATTATCGACCCCTTGTTAGTCTTGTTTCATCTTTATTATAACCACTTTTCCAACATCTTCCCCCCAATTCTGAAACAGTATGAATCAAATCCCAGACATTATTAAATAGTTACTTCAATTTTTCTATTATGTAAGAATGCTCCAAAAATAATAACTGCAATTTCATCAtcataaaatattagtaatattaacAGTTTAATCAATGTTTGATATATACCTTACTGTTATAATTTAaactttcataaattttaaaCGGAAGATAAGGTATTTCTTCTGCAAAATTATGTATATGTTGAAAATAATTGTATGAGGAGAACATTGAAGCAGCTCTGACATATTTTTCTCTATGCAGACAAAAGCTGTGGTGATCCGTCACCTGTATAATGAAGATGGTGTTGACATTCCTGAAGATACGAGAAGTACAGTAACAGATGTTAGTGGAGCATTTGATGTGTGTGACTTAAAGACTACTGAAATAAAGGTTCCTGAAGTAAAGTTCCCTGAAATCAAGTCTGAACAACAAGTAAGAATTTTGGACTTCCTTAACAGATGCCTGTATTTCTTACTTTGATGTACATGATTACTTCAGCACCTAAACTTTGGAATATCTCTAGCTTTTTGCATTATTACTTATGACACAACACTTTATTTAAGAATAAGTAAGTCTAC is a window encoding:
- the CEP44 gene encoding centrosomal protein of 44 kDa isoform X1, giving the protein MATGDLKRSLRNLEQVLRSLNYPKEVDCVGLVKGDTTASLPIISYSLTSYSPYVAELLMESNIELIAKNDLRFIDTVYKLLRDQFNYKPVLTKKQFLQCGFAEWKIQIVCDILNCVMKKHKELSSFEKIPSQQRKKISSVKSEPSSSTEKTSTESIGIDITGRFMTSGKTKAVVIRHLYNEDGVDIPEDTRSTVTDVSGAFDVCDLKTTEIKVPEVKFPEIKSEQQDIKINHEITALQTMLAECQEKLKKLTLVESRLDSLEEKMKGKVMVNEKTWANLLSRVTLLETEMLLSKKNDEYINFGQVNEDYESSNDLDILNSDRKGKEERQTSVPLSSGYSTVSSDSIPRTPMVCYCGLKENSEETTIQKMERMKKMFEETAELLKCPNH
- the CEP44 gene encoding centrosomal protein of 44 kDa isoform X2; the encoded protein is MATGDLKRSLRNLEQVLRSLNYPKEVDCVGLVKGDTTASLPIISYSLTSYSPYVAELLMESNIELIAKNDLRFIDTVYKLLRDQFNYKPVLTKKQFLQCGFAEWKIQIVCDILNCVMKKHKELSSFEKIPSQQRKKISSVKSEPSSSTEKTSTESIGIDITGRFMTSGKTKAVVIRHLYNEDGVDIPEDTRSTVTDVSGAFDVCDLKTTEIKVPEVKFPEIKSEQQDIKINHEITALQTMLAECQEKLKKLTLVESRLDSLEEKMKGKVMVNEKTWANLLSRVTLLETEMLLSKKNDEYINFGQVNEDYESSNDLDILNSDRKGKEERQTSVPLSSGYSTVSSDSIPRTPMVCYCGLKENSEV